In Oryza sativa Japonica Group chromosome 3, ASM3414082v1, one DNA window encodes the following:
- the LOC4333661 gene encoding uncharacterized protein — translation MATNGSSPRARETESSLEKVKRQLSSGSGRYLLQGPLLKRSETLRKWNERWVILDPTSGKMEYKIRRNETAIKGTIIFDASSTITLSPVNFQGMPKYDGCCFYIGTPQKKDYFLCAETPGAAKAWVSTLLATQLVLQAHKEAVNSLAGNGSPATLGTVATAVANANATALEATKEIEAAMKVSMRAALGLGANNPKEGQLDDLTIMKETLRVKDEELQNLAKDIRARDATIKEIANKLTETAEAAEAAASAAHTMDEQRRLLCSEIERLRQAMERQMEQSMLKLRQSEEKVISLSKEKDQLLKERDAALQEAHMWRTELGKAREQAVIQEATIARADEKVRASEADAAARIKEAAEKLHAVEKEKEELLSLVGILQSQVQREQSSTKQVCEERSESCSGTDNSPPLTKHVDASDDDVDKACVSDSRSVLVSNDNTEVQLAVDGVDIRPIGDAEWGSFQQSEALIADVREVSPESEGGSLDIPVVNPPPVSDHIQGGATHP, via the exons ATGGCCACCAACGGCAGCTCCCCG AGGGCGAGGGAGACTGAGAGCAGCCTGGAGAAGGTGAAGCGGCAGCTCTCGTCGGGGTCCGGGCGGTACCTGCTGCAGGGGCCACTGCTGAAGCGATCTGAGACG TTGAGGAAATGGAATGAGAGATGGGTAATTTTAGACCCTACTTCAGGAAAGATGGAATACAA AATTCGGAGAAATGAAACTGCCATTAAAGGAACCATTATATTTGATGCTTCAAGCACTATTACCTTGTCCCCTGTAAATTTCCA AGGGATGCCAAAGTATGATGGCTGCTGTTTCT ACATTGGAACTCCTCAAAAAAAGGATTACTTTCTTTGTGCTGAAACTCCTGGTGCTGCAAAGGCTTGGGTATCTACGTTGCT TGCAACACAATTAGTACTACAAGCGCATAAAGAAGCAGTGAATTCTTTGGCTGGGAACGGCTCTCCTGCCACGTTAGGTACAGTTGCTACAGCAGTTGCTAATGCCAACGCTACTGCTTTGGAGGCTACCAAGGAGATAGAAGCAGCAATGAAAGTTTCAATGAGGGCAGCTCTTGGGTTGGGTGCAAACAATCCAAAGGAAGGTCAACTTGATGATTTAACCATCATGAAG GAGACTCTTCGGGTGAAAGATGAGGAGTTGCAGAATTTGGCCAAGGATATTCGTGCTCGGGATGCTACAATTAAGGAAATAGCAAATAAATTAACAGAGACTGCAGAGGCTGCGGAAGCTGCTGCTTCTGCAGCCCATACGATGGATGAACAGAGAAGACTTCTATGTTCGGAGATCGAGCGCCTAAGACAAGCAATGGAAAGACAAATGGAACAATCCATGCTCAAG CTAAGACAATCTGAAGAAAAGGTAATTAGCTTGAGTAAAGAGAAGGACCAATTGCTGAAGGAAAGAGATGCTGCACTTCAGGAGGCTCATATGTGGCGCACTGAGCTAGGGAAAGCTAGAGAGCAAGCAGTAATACAAGAAGCAACTATTGCCAGAGCAGATGAGAAGGTAAGGGCATCTGAAGCAGATGCTGCAGCTCGGATAAAGGAAGCTGCTGAAAAGTTACATGCTgttgagaaagaaaaagaggagctTCTATCCCTTGTTGGTATTCTTCAATCACAAGTCCAGAG AGAGCAAAGCAGCACGAAGCAGGTATGCGAAGAGAGATCTGAATCATGCTCCGGCACCGATAACTCCCCTCCCTTGACAAAGCACGTCGATGCATCAGATGACGATGTCGACAAAGCTTGTGTGAGTGACTCAAGATCTGTCCTAGTTTCCAATGATAACACTGAAGTCCAACTGGCCGTGGATGGGGTCGACATCCGTCCTATCGGTGATGCGGAGTGGGGTAGTTTCCAGCAGTCGGAAGCATTGATCGCCGATGTGCGGGAGGTCTCCCCAGAATCAGAAGGCGGCAGCTTGGATATCCCTGTGGTCAACCCCCCACCAGTGAGCGATCATATCCAGGGAGGCGCAACCCACCCCTGA
- the LOC4333658 gene encoding uncharacterized protein, whose product MAAMEIESVKCECCGLREDCTQDYIASVRASFYGQWLCGLCCEAVRDEAGRKKAHPGVEEAVRAHMAFCRMFRSNPAVRVADGMRQMLRRRSGDMSKPDTSKKYSTVQVVDESSVSLY is encoded by the coding sequence ATGGCAGCAATGGAGATTGAGTCAGTCAAGTGTGAGTGCTGTGGCCTGAGGGAGGACTGCACCCAGGACTACATTGCCAGTGTGAGAGCAAGCTTCTATGGCCAGTGGCTGTGTGGGCTGTGCTGTGAGGCTGTGAGGGACGAGGCGGGCAGGAAGAAGGCTCACCCAGGAGTGGAGGAGGCTGTCAGGGCTCACATGGCGTTCTGCAGGATGTTCAGGTCCAACCCCGCCGTCCGGGTCGCCGACGGCATGCGCCAGATGCTCCGGAGGCGGTCCGGCGACATGTCGAAGCCGGACACCTCCAAGAAGTACAGCACCGTGCAGGTCGTAGATGAATCATCAGTATCACTGTATTGA
- the LOC4333659 gene encoding uncharacterized protein, protein MRTLQRRLSQLVLRRLLSPPPPPAARRPAPVAAEAVSGGGATALLRRGGGSGVAAGGWSGGGSGLRLARRLCTYDERDDRALEEEAEKKFGWILKIFFIGTAGLVGYQFFPYMGDNLLQQSISLLRVKDPLFKRMGASRLARFAVDDARRMKVVEMGGAQELLNVLEGAKDDKTRKQILKALHALSKSEEAAGFLDKAGAYVIVSSTPNSLEYAEIETYKTSLLKAFDELKS, encoded by the exons ATGCGGACATTGCAGAGGCGGCTCTCGCAGCTcgtgctccgccgcctcctgtcgccgccgccgccgcccgccgcccgccggcccgcaccggtggcggcggaggccgtcTCCGGCGGAGGAGCGACAGCCCTACTTCGCCGCGGGGGTGGCTCCGGG gtggcggcgggcggctggagtggcggcggctcggggcttCGGTTGGCTCGGAGGCTCTGCACCTACGACGAGAGAG ATGACAGGGCACTTGAGGAGGAAGCTGAGAAGAAATTTGGATGGATATTGAAGATATTCTTTATAGGAACTGCTGGTCTTGTTGGTTACCAATTCTTTCCTTACATGG GGGATAACCTGCTTCAGCAGTCCATCTCACTTTTGCGTGTCAAAGATCCCTTGTTCAAGCGAATGGGAGCTTCCCGATTAGCTCGTTTTGCAGTTGATG ATGCAAGGAGAATGAAGGTAGTGGAGATGGGGGGAGCTCAAGAACTTCTTAATGTATTGGAAGGTGCTAAAGATGATAAAACACGTAAACAAATCCTAAAAGCTCTTCATGCACTTTCGAAGTCTG AGGAAGCAGCAGGGTTTTTGGACAAGGCGGGCGCCTACGTAATAGTCAGTTCCACTCCCAACTCCCTCGAGTATGCTGAGATCGAGACCTACAAGACTAGCCTCCTGAAGGCGTTTGATGAACTGAAGTCGTGA
- the LOC9271296 gene encoding ARF guanine-nucleotide exchange factor GNOM, whose amino-acid sequence MGRPRLPGAAGIDPIAEEPPHSAAAAGDGGDAAGLACAISAEASAVLAVMRRSLRHPRAAADDAAADHPLVSSLKALRRLVFSPSAAAAPAGAVLRPFLDAVRSEDAGAAVTSASLAALHEVMALMGPSLTGAALREVVDAVASCRFEAGAEAAAEEAVLMRMLQALLACLRAPAAPALGDQHVCTAVNTCFRVVHQAGAKGELLQRFSWHAMHELIRCVFARLPQIGSGDGPDGSVKPEMGGMDKNHPFGIGQMENGNGSYASEAVTSDENSADGSGIVVEPYGIPCMVEIFHFLCSLLNVVEQIGVDEDLPLFALKLINSAIELGGSSIRKHPKLLSLVQDELFRNLMQFGLSMSPLILSMVCSIVLNLYHHLRTELKLQLEAFFSCIILRLAQPRFGATYHQQEVAMEALVDFCRQKNFMVEMYANLDCDITCRNIFEELANLLSKSAFPINCPLSSMHILALEGLISVIQGMADRIGNATSRPELLPVELDEYTPFWTVKCENFSDPQHWVKFVRQRKYVKRRLMIGADHFNRDPKKGLEFLQGTHLLPEKLDPQSVACFFRYTAGLDKNLVGDFLGNHDEFCVQVLHEFAQTFDFQEMNLDTALRLFLETFRLPGESQKIQRVLEAFSDRYYEQSPQAFANKDTALVLAYSIIMLNTDQHNMQVKKKMTEEDFIKNNRNINGGSDLPREMLSELYHSICRNEIKTTPEQGMGYFEMSPSRWIDLMRKSKSTSLYIVGDSQPFLDHDMFAIMSGPTIAAIAVVFDHSEHEEVLLACVDGFLGVAKISAFHHLEDVLDDLVVSLCKFTTLLNTSLVEEPVTAFGDDLKARLATETLFTIANRYGDYIRTGWRNVLDCILRLHKLGLLPARVASDAADDSEVSAETVQGKPTHSSISTSHIPVMGTPRKSSGLMGRFSQLLSLDSEEPRSQPTEQQLAAHQRTLQTIQKCRIDSIFTESKFLQPDSLLQLARALIWAAGRPQKVASSPDDEDTAVFCLELLIAITLNNRDRIVLLWQGVYEHIANIVQSTVMPCALVEKAIFGLLRICQRLLPYKENLADELLRSLQLVLKLDARVADAYCENITQEVARLVKANAGHVKSQMGWRTVVLLLSITARHPDASEVGFEAIMYIMSEGAHLSLSNYAFCIEASRQFAESRVGLIDRSIRALDLMADSANSLARWSQETKGTGEETDKVLEAIREMWLKLLQALKKLSLDQREEVRNHALTSLQRCLTATEGVCLQSSTWSHAFDLVIFALLDDLLEISQNHSQKDYRNMEGSLVLAMKLVAKVYLQLLPDLFGLSSFCKLWLGVLSRMEKYIKIKVRGKRSDKLQELIPELLKNILIAMKNRGILAKRSTIGGDSLWELTWLHANNISTSLQSDVFPSQEYEQHSSAGSPRGPNGVESRD is encoded by the exons ATGGGGCGGCCAAGGCTGCCGGGCGCCGCCGGGATCGACCCCATCGCGGAGGAGCCACCTCATTCCGCAGCCGCCGCGGGggatggcggcgacgcggccggccTCGCCTGCGCGATCTCCGCCGAGGCCAGCGCCGTGCTGGCCGTCATGCGCCGCAGCCTCCgccacccgcgcgccgccgccgacgacgccgcggcggacCACCCGCTCGTCTCCTCCCTCAAGGCGCTGCGCCGCCTCGTcttctccccctccgccgccgccgcgcccgcgggCGCGGTGCTGCGGCCCTTCCTCGACGCGGTCCGCTCcgaggacgccggcgccgcggtcACCTCGGCGTCGCTGGCCGCGCTCCACGAGGTGATGGCGCTCATGGGCCCGTCCCTCACGGGCGCCGCGCTGCGGGAGGTCGTGGACGCCGTCGCCAGCTGCCGGTTCGAGGCCggggccgaggccgccgccgaggaggccgtGCTGATGCGGATGCTGCAGGCGCTGCTCGCCTGCCTGCGCGcacccgccgcccccgccctcgGGGACCAGCACGTCTGCACTGCCGTCAACACGTGCTTCCGTGTCGTCCACCAGGCCGGCGCCAAGGGCGAGCTCCTGCAGCGATTCTCGTGGCACGCGATGCACGAGCTCATCCGATGTGTCTTCGCCCGCCTCCCGCAGATTGGGAGTGGTGATGGGCCTGACGGTTCCGTCAAACCAGAG ATGGGTGGCATGGATAAAAACCATCCTTTTGGGATTGGACAAATGGAAAATGGCAATGGGAGCTATGCATCTGAGGCAGTTACATCTGATGAGAATTCTGCAGATGGCAGTGGCATTGTTGTGGAGCCTTACGGGATCCCATGCATGGTGGAGATTTTTCATTTCCTCTGCTCCCTCCTCAATGTTGTCGAGCAAATTGGAGTTGATGAAGATCTGCCATTGTTTGCTCTGAAGTTGATCAATTCAGCAATTGAGCTTGGTGGATCTTCAATTCGTAAGCACCCAAAATTGCTGTCATTAGTTCAAGATGAGCTTTTCCGAAACCTAATGCAGTTTGGGTTGTCCATGAGCCCACTTATCCTTTCAATGGTGTGCAGCATTGTGCTAAATCTTTATCATCATCTCCGGACTGAGCTCAAATTGCAGCTTGAGGCATTCTTTTCTTGTATAATCCTAAGGCTTGCACAACCCCGATTCGGAGCAACATATCATCAGCAGGAGGTTGCAATGGAAGCTCTTGTTGATTTTTGTCGACAAAAGAATTTCATGGTGGAGATGTATGCCAATCTGGACTGTGACATAACCTGCAGGAATATTTTTGAGGAACTTGCAAATCTTCTGTCAAAGAGTGCATTTCCTATTAACTGCCCATTGTCTTCCATGCACATTCTTGCTCTGGAAGGTCTGATCTCTGTGATCCAAGGGATGGCTGATCGGATTGGGAATGCTACTTCACGCCCTGAGCTCCTGCCTGTGGAGCTTGATGAATACACTCCCTTCTGGACTGTTAAGTGTGAGAATTTTTCAGATCCTCAGCATTGGGTGAAGTTTGTCCGTCAAAGAAAGTATGTCAAAAGAAGACTAATGATTGGTGCTGATCACTTCAACAGAGACCCAAAGAAGGGTCTGGAATTTCTTCAAGGCACTCATTTGTTGCCTGAGAAGCTTGATCCCCAAAGTGTGGCTTGTTTTTTCCGCTATACAGCTGGTTTGGACAAGAATCTTGTAGGAGACTTTCTAGGCAATCATGATGAGTTTTGTGTTCAGGTGCTTCATGAGTTTGCTCAAACCTTTGACTTCCAGGAGATGAACCTTGATACAGCTCTGAGACTATTTTTGGAGACATTTCGTCTGCCTGGAGAATCTCAGAAGATACAGAGGGTTCTTGAGGCTTTCTCAGACAGATACTATGAGCAGTCCCCACAGGCTTTCGCAAACAAGGACACTGCTTTAGTGCTTGCTTACTCAATTATAATGCTGAACACTGATCAGCATAACATGCAAGTAAAGAAGAAAATGACTGAGGAGGACTTCATCAAGAACAACAGGAACATAAATGGGGGTAGTGACCTTCCGCGTGAGATGCTGTCTGAACTATACCACTCCATATGCCGAAATGAGATTAAGACCACACCAGAGCAGGGTATGGGATATTTTGAAATGTCTCCCAGCCGCTGGATAGATTTAATGCGGAAGTCGAAGTCAACATCTCTGTATATAGTTGGTGATTCTCAGCCCTTTCTGGATCATGATATGTTTGCTATCATGTCTGGTCCTACTATTGCTGCCATTGCAGTGGTGTTTGATCATTCGGAACATGAAGAAGTTCTGTTGGCCTGTGTGGATGGCTTCTTGGGTGTCGCAAAAATCTCAGCATTTCATCATCTTGAAGATGTTTTGGATGATCTTGTCGTTTCTCTCTGCAAATTCACCACTCTTTTAAACACCTCTTTGGTTGAGGAACCAGTTACTGCCTTTGGGGATGACCTGAAGGCTAGATTGGCAACTGAGACATTGTTTACCATAGCTAATAGATATGGGGACTACATACGTACTGGCTGGAGGAATGTTTTGGATTGCATATTGAGGCTGCATAAGTTAGGCCTTCTTCCTGCCCGTGTTGCTAGTGATGCAGCTGATGATTCAGAAGTTTCTGCTGAAACTGTCCAAGGAAAGCCTACTCATAGCTCAATTTCCACATCTCATATTCCAGTTATGGGTACGCCTCGGAAATCCTCTGGACTTATGGGGAGATTTAGTCAGCTGCTGTCACTTGACAGCGAAGAACCAAGGTCACAGCCCACTGAGCAGCAACTTGCTGCCCATCAGAGAACTCTACAGACGATTCAGAAATGCCGAATAGATAGTATATTTACAGAGAGCAAATTCTTGCAACCTGATTCACTATTACAACTTGCTAGGGCACTGATTTGGGCTGCAGGACGACCTCAAAAGGTTGCCAGCTCACCAGATGATGAGGACACAGCTGTATTCTGTCTGGAACTGCTAATCGCAATTACGCTTAACAACCGAGACCGAATTGTGCTTCTCTGGCAAGGAGTTTATGAGCATATTGCCAACATAGTTCAGTCAACAGTTATGCCATGTGCTCTTGTGGAGAAAGCTATTTTTGGACTTCTGCGCATATGCCAGAGGTTATTACCATATAAAGAGAACCTTGCGGATGAGCTGCTGAGGTCATTGCAATTAGTTCTCAAGCTGGATGCGCGTGTAGCAGATGCATACTGTGAAAACATCACTCAGGAGGTTGCACGCCTTGTCAAAGCAAATGCTGGACACGTAAAATCACAAATGGGCTGGAGAACTGTAGTGTTACTGCTCTCCATTACAGCTCGACACCCTGATGCTTCAGAAGTAGGCTTTGAGGCTATCATGTATATCATGTCCGAGGGTGCTCACCTTTCACTATCAAATTATGCTTTCTGTATCGAAGCGTCACGGCAGTTTGCTGAATCCAGGGTTGGTCTAATTGACAGATCCATTCGTGCCCTGGATCTGATGGCTGATTCAGCCAATAGTCTTGCCCGATGGTCACAAGAGACAAAAGGGACAGGCGAGGAAACTGACAAAGTGTTGGAAGCAATCAGGGAGATGTGGCTCAAATTGCTGCAAGCACTGAAAAAGTTGAGTTTGGATCAGAGAGAGGAGGTGAGAAATCACGCGCTAACTTCGCTTCAGCGATGCCTAACAGCAACAGAAGGGGTGTGCCTTCAGAGCTCCACATGGTCACATGCTTTCGATCTCGTCATATTCGCGCTGCTGGATGACTTACTAGAGATCAGCCAGAATCACTCGCAGAAGGACTACAGGAACATGGAAGGATCCCTTGTGCTCGCCATGAAACTAGTCGCGAAGGTCTATCTGCAACTACTGCCAGATCTTTTTGGGCTAAGCAGCTTCTGCAAGTTGTGGCTAGGAGTCCTCAGCCGGATGGAGAAGTACATCAAGATCAAGGTCCGTGGCAAGCGCAGCGACAAGCTGCAAGAGCTGATCCCTGAGCTGCTCAAGAACATTCTAATTGCGATGAAGAACAGGGGGATCCTCGCAAAGAGGAGCACCATTGGGGGCGACAGCTTGTGGGAGTTGACATGGCTTCATGCGAATAACATCTCGACGAGTTTGCAGTCTGATGTTTTCCCAAGCCAGGAGTATGAGCAGCACAGCAGTGCCGGTAGCCCGAGAGGACCCAACGGCGTTGAGTCCCGGGACTAG